The Montipora capricornis isolate CH-2021 chromosome 3, ASM3666992v2, whole genome shotgun sequence genome includes the window aaaaaaatattCGTTGTCCTTGTCTTGTAGTCTGAAAAGCGCTTTGCGATTTAGTTTAACCGGTCAACTTTTTAGCGCTAAAGGTTTAATATAGggagggaaaacaaaaaaattgcccgTCACCTTCTGCTTGTTTCAGACACCATTTTAGGGTAAGGGAATTATCCTTATTCTAAATTCTTATTGATTGAGGCTAAAAAGAGGAAATGATGGAAGGTTGAAGCCTTCCTAATAGGATCGCATGATGCGGGTCTTGACTCCTCCTAGATTTTCGTTCAGTAGACAGGATAGAGACGTAAGTTTAAGAAATCGTTAAGTTACACATGAAGCCATTAGTTAATCTTGATCCATTGATGTTGATTTTTTGTGAAAACAGACTTATTTGCATGCCTTAACTGCGTCCCAGTGCgggtaaatgcaaaatttgggatTATTGGTTTGaaggttttctttaaagttgGTTTGCTTCTAGCTTCAGTACAGCTTTTTCGGTAGTTTAGagtgtaaaaaaacaaaaccttaaaattgagTCCGATATTTACATAAGCTTTGGAACAtaaagttttttaattttgattgacaaaatGACTcgtaggggtggcgaatggtaaatgcgagactttgcgagacggcgagaccagcgtttttctttgcgagcccgagacattttgactttttagattgcgagaccgagacttcaaagtgtttgacaccttcatataaaaaacgagactgcgagacgcacataaccgctcaaaaaacgagactgcgagacccgtgaaattcgactaaaattttgcgagacccagagtttttgatgaaccattcgccacccctactCGTGCATGTCCATATGTGGCTTAAGAtggttgttggttctttactctgctccgagaagtTTATATTATCTCCGGTTTACCCCTCTCAAaccaacattttttaaaattccaatTCGATTGGATTGAGGGCCATATTGAAAACTGCTGGGTCACCAGTAAATATGTCacccacgttaaataaagtcatTATTATCATGAATTTCCTTTTATCTGAAGCCATGATAAAGCATAATAACCGGGCCCAATCCTTGGGCGTGGGTTAGGATGCGTTAAAAGACTCTATTTGATGGATAAGGTCTTTCTTGGGATGTCACTGAGTTGTTCCGGCCAACTAGTGTGATCGTCTGTAGGTCTTTGATTTGGATGTTGCCCGTGATCTTTTGGATGTATTCCTCCGTCCCTTCAACAATCAACAATCTATCTATTACGACTGTACTTTAATTGTAGAAGTGATGAAGCAACCAGACAGCTTCTCCTGAATAATCAGCAATAGTCTGGCAGGTAAACTTGACAGTGCAGTCCTTCATAGTCAATTTCTCAATCCCAAgaattaataagcaccgccggaAGGGGGAAAAGAAAATAAGCAACCGGTGTAACCATGCATGCAACTGAATTAGGCGCGAATCAAGAAAAAAACGCGACCTATATCTAAAACTTCAAGAGTCTAAGGCGCTTTTACATAAGATACGCCCTCACAGGCATGCTTCCCAGAAAAGCTCCTACTCCTAAATGTCCTTTCGTGCAATTTTCAGGCGATCTGAGAGGATGTGACCTATTTCCGTATTACTGAGGTCTTACGCAAATCACAAGCTTCCTTTGAAAACCAGTTTCACTCAATAAATAAAATTCCACACCCCTCCTAATAGAGAGAGTTTGCATTCCAAACGGAATCGAACCCGAACCacgttggtgggaggtgagtgcaaTAACAACTATACCAGTATTCCCACGCAATAATGTAATTCCCAGTTGAATCGAAAGTCTGAAACCGAtcactttaaattaaattaattgtcTACATATTGATGACTATCGGCAAAAAGGGTTTCACTGAACATCCAAATGGCAATATTAAAAGAAATTACATCTTATGAGACTATAAATATCATCATGACAGGCATAACTCTAGAGGGAATGAAATGGCTGAAATGGCTTGATTCAGGTTTTGACTCTGTTAAAATTTTTGTCTTTCGACTCtagcaaagcttttgattcGGTCACCTCATGATATTCTTTGTTCCAAGTTAAAGACACTTGATATTAATCCATATGTGACCACTGACTGGATTATTAGTTTTTTAcaagacagaaaacaaagagTTGTAGTTGGTGGCATCGTTACGGATTATTTAAACGTTAATAGAGGTGTCGATCCCCCAGGGGAATGTATTAGGCCCTATATTATTTCCTATCATGGTCAATGATATCTAGGTCATCGCACCAAATCAAAATGTGCTTGTAAACTTTGCTGATGATTTAACTTTAAGTATTCCTGTAAAATCGGGAGATAACAATAGTAATTCAGCAAGCAACTAATGAGGTTGAATCCGGCCGGTATTGTTGAATGGACAACTGTTAATCGGATGCAGCTAAACTTCAAGAAAACTTGGGAGGTTCTTCTTAAAGGCAAATCCACTGAGGCTTTACAGTTCCTCTGACTTTTATAGACCGGAAACCCAGTCTGAAGTTGATGGAAGTAATAATTCAGTCCGATCCATGTAACTGGCATGGGTTTTATCGAAGCTAGCAGGTTGTCTATATATCTTACGTGTTTGTAAATTATATGGATTACCTTTGgatcatcttcatcttcttttcaTTAGTCTTATTTTACCTATATTTACATATACTGTGCAACTATGGGGCTGCGCGTATTATCATACAGTGACTTAAGTCGTATTAACAGGCTGCAGTTCAAAAGAGCTTTTAAGCTTGATTACTGTAATGAGCTCTTTTCCATTGAAAATATTATTGCCCTGAAAGACAAGAAATTATGGGACAAGATCACCGACAGTAATTCAACCACAGCTTTAGATGACCTCCTGCCACCAGAACGAACTATGGTTACGTTACGTAAGAGGCATCACAACTATAtcattaatttatatttttgtaagggccgatttacacggtacgactttgtcgcatgcgacaacggcttacgacaggcccacgacatgatttacgattgttgtgtacgtcagaaaaaatgtcgtagcattttaaaacatgttttaaaacgctgcgacaatcgtaagtcatttcgtaggcctgtcgtgagcttgtcgcatgcgacaaaatcgtatcgtgtaaatcggccctaactaAACACGTTTGTTATTTAGAGTATTTTAATAAAgaccgttattattattattatgatgatgatgatgatgatgatgatgatgtgaaGATATTGACCCTTTGGTGCTATGAGAGTAGTCAGAGACTTCTGATAGCATCGATCATAAGTGAATCTTAGCGAAACTGCAGGCACTAGGTGTTAGTGATATTGGTGTGTGACAACTTCAGTATTTCAGGATTGACGCTGACCCCTCCAGCTTCGGTGTCTTCAAAAGCAAATGTCAACTGATAGGAGGCTGTGTATAAGGCTGGCCCACTTCAAAATCTACCTTAATGATAGACATTGGTTCCGTAGAATCATAGCGGTGCTGATGATTCACAATTGTAACGGGTTGTTGCCGGGTTCAACAGACCAATGAAAACTTACGAAAATTGCCTCTTAGTGGTGCTACAGCAGCCTCGTGATGAACCCGGATAAATTACTAAACTACTTAAGCTTTTTTGGGGGTTATCAAATTATAAAAACCATAAGAATTCATAGTAATTCAGAACGATAAAGATGAGAGTTTCATTTGTATCACAAGAGTATCTGGAAAATTAAATTGATTACTCAACAGATGATGCTTGTATTCTCTCTTGAGAGAGAGTCATGGACTCGAAATTCAAATTATTGAAGAAGAAAATTTATAGCAAATCCTCAATCTCGACcctagagctcttctctttaCTGAGGGAGAAAAAAGCGAGCCCCGGGTCGATCCGTGCTTCTGGTGACGACAATGAGCAAGACTTGCCGAAGTCAGTTTAGCGGTGACTTACCCCCTCCTCCCCTTCATTCCCTAGTTTTATTCGGTCCCAGACTTCTTTGACTTCCATAGTTTTCAATATGGCGTACCGACATGTTGTAAAAAGACCTCAGTTGCAAGCTCGTATATTTCTTTGCAACTGGTACGTGAAAATTGTTAGACCGGGAAGAGAAATACCAGACAATACAGTTCAGTTCCATGTCCCAATGGAGTAAGTAATaagtttcttccttttcttccttACATCGTGATGCTTTGTTGCTTATGATGAGAAGTTACAATGTAAGTGTTCCTGATGTAAAGCGGCCATGGTCAGAAAGTGTTCTTTCCGAATGCAATAAATTAGGGAACAGAGTTAGATTAAGGGCATCACTCTGACTTGTCAGTCCGACATGAAGTAGGTAGCAGTGTGTCAATGGCCGATATGGCGTATTCAATATATAAGCACCGATCGCGATTCGATTTTTCTTCAGGCACCAGCAGCATAAGGATAGCATGATGGACTTACAGTTGTGGGCAGCTCGTACTTGTGACCCAAATCTATACCATGTTAAAGTTCTCATAAATAAGGGAATATAGTTTCGTCATACCTCAAATATAATTAGCCACTTAGACCCCAATTACAGTAATAAGTAATGAAGCCTGTGAATAGGCTCTTCTTCTGGATAAACTCAGACAGTTCAAGTACACATCATAGATAAGGGAACAGGTTTGGGTCAAGGGTAAGAGCACATGTAAACTACTGATAATTTTCCCCATATTTGATTCCCGGACGTAACCTTAAGCATTGTTTGCTGGTTCTCAACTCCTCTTCTAGCTGCTCTTCTCTGAGTGCTCTAGTTTTTATGATATGATTTGAGTCTAGTTGATATCTAGTTCTGTTTGTAATTGTATTAATTTTAGTCGTATTTACATTCTAATTTGTGATATAGAAAATGAATATCAGTTCTTCCAATTCGTTTTTGTCTTTTATATTTGTGTGGGAGTCACACAGTAAAGTAAGGATCCATATAAGGTTTAACCTACAGAGATCAGACCATAACACCAGAAATTAATATCAGTAATGTAAACAGTATACGGTTATCTTATGTTGTGCTTCAGTAGCATTTGTAAAAGACCTTAAAATTCAAATAAAGCCTAACACTACTATTAAAGCTAGATTGAAATCGAACCTTTCTTAGGTTTAACAGTAATGTTTTGTcttatttgaattttaaagTGTACAGTATCGATTCTTCAATATTGGCCACAGTTGTGTTCACTGACAAGGgttgtgagaaaaaaatattcagTTTATTGTTCTTTATACAATGACTTGAAAGTTTAACCATTTCCAGATTTAAATACAGACGATGCAACACTTACCGGTATTCCATTTGTGTAAAACAGGGTTTGAATAATTGGTTGAACAGTGCTTGCTCAGTCATTGGCCTGGGTTTTAGAGTCTTCACCGAACTATGAAGAATGCAAAGATAGTTGGTGCTAGATCATCTGAGTATCATGGAGGAGGAGCTTGTACATATATTGGTCTCAATTATCTCTTCAGAATTTGTAGTATTCCTCTTCCTAAGTGTGTTCTGCTAAtcgtaataattattttggatTGCATTTATTTATGGCAACAGCAAAATCAGTTAGCAGATTCAAAATACTGAGGGTCGTTAGTGGCTTGAGCCCCTTAAGGAAGTTAAGTGCTGACCGCGGTTAAATACTAAGATTAGGGCTGACTAAAGTGATAATGTAGCAAAAAGGTATCATGTAAGCTGTCTGGCAATGAGGGTTTTGTcactgttgttgttattgtttccTGGTTGTGCCTGATGGGAcatcacccattgttattaatatgccaaccaggaCTTAATTGGCAGTTGAAAcgatgacttcttttgttccatggttggcaaatttgaatatcaattgaaaagaaatgtgacatcagtgtttgtaaacaagaaatatcgctaatAAGGACTGTTTTAGATTTTCATTTAGAGGCCAATGTGTTGCTCAAAACTTCATGGCCATGCTTACCAGTAATTATGCCTACTTGTGAAAAGATGTTGAAACAGTAATTCCTGTGACTGAAATGTAGCTTCAAATACACTAGTTGCCTCAATGATTTCATCAGAGAAGGATTTCAAATTAGTTTTACTTTCATAACAGCATGTCAAAACTGGACGTCAGGAACTACCTTCAGAGCATTTACAATGTTGATGTTTACAAAGTGAACACAAGAATACAACATggtgaggtttttttttgtcttgtgaAACATGTGCAAGAAATTTAGttatgaaagaaatgtttatatttGAGGTGTGGGCTGTAGactaaagagagaaatgatcctcacgCTTACCTGGACAATAACAttctttaagcaattgtctctcacAGACACCTGAATGAAAATCAGGTGGCTCCAATGGGGatcgaacccgtgacctctgcTATGCCGATTTCCattctctaccaactgagctgtgaagccacacagttggaaGTAGGTCAATTTGATGGGTTCGtgtgttcctgtgaaaggactcaatgaaagaaatgtttacCTTTGAAGTGCAGGCTATagacgaaagaaagaaataatcaTTCTCGTATTTATCTGGACTGTTTAAGCGATTGTTATGATCGTTGTAATCTAGTTATGAGAACAATATGATTACTAAGGAGTATGTCTGAATCACCATTAAAAATACATCTTTTCAAGTGCCACCATGGACAGGAATTCTATTTGCGTCTGGGTTATTCCCCTACCGGTTAAGTTTGTTTACTGTACGTATAATAatacttttttatttaatggCAATAATCATTGCTCATTTTCAAAACTGACTGGAAAAGCTGTATCAAGGAGAAATTCACATCAGAAATTCTGAGGCTGAGCTGATTGAAAGAGGAATAATATTAAGTTTGCAAAACAAGAGGCCCAGGAGCTGAAAGCCTCACTGTCCAATTCTGTCTCCTCGTTTGGGAAATTGGGCTGGATTCAGTTCATTTTACTACTGTTGTACTGTTGTCTTGTACAACAGATACAACCTACTTTCATTACCTTATTAAAGGTACATGTAGCTTGACATTcaaaagttttattgaaaaaattcCTTTAGGAATCATGGTATGTTTTCCCTACAACTATTGTCGTTTAGAGGACATGAACTGCTCTGTCGGTTTGGCCTTGAAAAGACTTGTTTTCTGGCTTTTTCTGGAGCCATCTACATGTAGTTTGTTTCCATGGAAGCGAGATCTGTTTACCCTTCTTTTTGGccaaaagatttttttatttaatggtATGTGTTCCAGGTTTCTTTTTCGCCAAACCAAGTTTTGCCTTTCTTCCTCAACTGTTGCTTCCACGTCTCTTTAGGTCGAACCTTCTTCCTTGTGTCCTTTTGTTCAGAGGCAGGGCTACGCATGAGTTACCCTTTCATTCCATCGCACATCAAGTGGAATCAACCTCCACTCTTCTCCTCGCTCGTTTGCTTTTGACTGTGACTTTTATTGGCCAATGGGTCTGTTCTTCATACTTCAGCAGCCGCATATCCACAAAGCGTAACTGATCGAAGCCTGAAGACAAGCTTGATAACATTAAGGAACcccaatcccccccccccccccccaccccttcctCCAAAAAAACTGGAGGGAAGCAAACTGTTGGCTATTTGCAAATCGTGGTCGCTTTTTTTACCAAATCGGGATCACGGAAGACAGATCCAAGTGGTTTTCTGATCCGGGTTTAAACCGCAagtctttcttgttgttgtttgactGACTTGTGGTTACACAATGTACTAGAAGATGGACACTATTGTTTGAAAATTGTAGCACagaacatgtaaattgaaaggCATAGCTTAAG containing:
- the LOC138042870 gene encoding large ribosomal subunit protein uL23m-like isoform X2, which translates into the protein MAYRHVVKRPQLQARIFLCNWYVKIVRPGREIPDNTVQFHVPMDMSKLDVRNYLQSIYNVDVYKVNTRIQHGKTKSIVKNDKLVKKKLPDYKASGTFKFPDLFSKEEPKDDKSSKTDDMPQKSVPFRWF
- the LOC138042870 gene encoding large ribosomal subunit protein uL23m-like isoform X1, with the protein product MAYRHVVKRPQLQARIFLCNWYVKIVRPGREIPDNTVQFHVPMDMSKLDVRNYLQSIYNVDVYKVNTRIQHGKTKSIVKNDKLVKKKLPDYKVAYVVLASGTFKFPDLFSKEEPKDDKSSKTDDMPQKSVPFRWF